Genomic DNA from Brassica rapa cultivar Chiifu-401-42 chromosome A04, CAAS_Brap_v3.01, whole genome shotgun sequence:
CATCACTTCTAGATACCGCGATTTCCTCAGATCTTCCCAGTAAGTCCGAGGCCGAGATATTTCTGTAAACCAGTCATAATAGCTCATTTCTCCGTAACAAGACTGTTCTTCCTCGTACTCTTCTTGCTCCTCCCATCTATGTGAGGTTTCTTGTTTCTCAAGGAATGGTGTTTCTTGACTCCCCTGCGTACCGCTTTCTACCATGTTCTCCATAATCTGTGATTCTCGATGAGTCACGCTGGTGCTGGGGCTATTGTTATCAGAATTTCTGCTCAAGGCTTCTGGTAATATGATTTCTTGCATATGAAGGCAACTCAAATTTGATTCAGTTTCTTTCTTACATAGCATTGCCTCCTCTGTCTTGCGGTTTGGAAGGCTTGACCGCTCCGTAGAAGAAGTAGCGTTTGCCCGAAATCTTTCCCTGCGTAACGATTAAAGATTGAGATCAGCAAAATAGATATAAACACATTAACTAGAAACACGGAGGTTCTTGATCATACCTTAGGTGGAGAACTGTAGGGCCATGTTCGAGGcgattcaaatcaggtgattttgCGCTAGACCGATGACGATCTTGAATCACTAGGCCGCGTTTGAGACTCCTTAGCCGCAACATTGACTGTGTTAACAAGGAAAAGCGTGAGAATTCACAAGTCACAACTCTGGAACAGGGTTAACTTGTAATTAATTAAGTTATGAGCTGTTTGTGTAAATATTATGGAAATATTGGGTGGTTTCTGAAAATACAAGTTACCTGGAGGCGACCGCGTTGAGGAAATTTAGAAACTGCGTTGCGTTCAAGAAGCGACTCTAGTTCCCGGTGACGTTCGCGTTCCAGACGCGTAAGCAAATCGGTAAACGCTTGCCTTCCTCGGAGACGCGGCGAAGAAACCACCGGAAAAATACTTTTCTCCGGCAAAGACGTTTTCTCAACTGCACCGACATTATCGCCGGCGGTTAGCTTCAGTCTCCGGATAATCTCAGCGACTCGGCCCCATTTGCTCTCTCCCGAGTCAGGAACCGAGTGGAGAGTCTCGGATTCAATCTCCACCGTTGGATCATGATCCCTCGACTCGTTCTCTGACTCAGATTCGCCGTCGATGGAGGGAGCCGAAAGGTTGGTTTCTTCACGAACGCTCGCTCCAACACTTCTCTCAGTTCCTTGGCCGTAGATCGGCGAGTTTCCGCCGTTGGATGGACTCAGCCGTGCCTCCCATATCTGCAGGAGAGAAGGTTTAGTCCTGTCGGAAAAATTGCTCTCTTTTCCGACACGTGGTTTCTCCGGCGATCCAAGACGGCTTTTGCTCTTCTTTCTCGGCTTGTTTCCTTTCCAAGAACCGACTCTGTTCTGCGAGTTCTTGTCGGAGATAACTGGAGATTTCACTTGTGCGTGCAGGTTCTTCTTGACAATGGCGTCATCGTTGTTGTTTCTTCTGTTGCAATCTCTGAGGAGACATCCGAAGTTAGATCGCAGAGACGCGATCTCTACCTGAGAAGACGCTGCCATATCTTCGTCAACTATCACGACGATGACATTCTACGTAAAGACCCATCTTTGATCGGAACTGAAGACACTTTGTTTCAGCTAAAAACAGAGTAACGATACAAGAAACAGGAACTCAGTGCAactgtgttttgtttttttatctattttttactAAGGTTTTCTTCCGACGACtagtaaaagaaacaaaactgttCTGTGTTCGTCTTCTAACTTGGAAACGTGTTTGAATAAGAAAGAATATAAAACCCTGTGTAAAAGTAAGGGAAGATGAAGTAGTATGTTGAGGGTCTAGACTCGAAGAAGCTTCTAAGAGCATCAGCATTGGTGAACCCCATGGAAGGGGTTCACaaagcatttttttattattattttttttctgtttgatttttgtttaaaaaaaaaaaatatatattaatcggatcaatcgcgggccgccacgtgtcgtgggcccgcgctacagtgatgatcCGGGTTCAGTGCAGTGAACTCCCAAGAGGCAGGTTCattgcttttgtttattttaatattttttttttttcgaaaactaTGTGAACTCTccatggagttcactaatgcAGATGCTCTAATAAGGTTTGGAATTTTATGTAGGTGACAATTAAAGATCATTTAACTCTACTAGTTAGTAGTTAGTGCTCTTAATTACGTtattgatgaagatgaaggCGAGGAGGGTCCGGAAGTTGAGACTTCAAAGGAATGAGCCGTTGGCAAATGGGGGCTtttaagggcatctccaaccccactccatattttactctaaaattgagaaaatggagtggaaaatggagtaataaacaaaaaataaaaggattaccccatttatagagtaatgcttttattttttgttcatcactccatttctcactccattttttctattttggagtaaaatatggagtggggttggagatgctctaaactGGATTCACATCAGTATTTAGGTGgaaattagtttaattttctttcattttaaaCATGTTTAATAACTACTTTAGCTTTCTGGATCAAGATTGTgcgattttttctcaacagtTATATACTGTGAATTTGTCATTTTAGATGTATAAGAAGATTAATACTAGTTTAAATTAAGAAATGAATGACTTAACTTGCATAtgttttaatttctaaaccaaaGTTTAAAACCTACCAAAGTAAGTAGCTGAATGGTAttcagttacacaaaaaaaaaggataaaaataaaaataaattagtattCCAAAAGAATACtccctctattttttttttaaatgactttcTATAAGTTTCACACAAATTAAGACACCTAAGGGCATTCTCAAAGGAGGAGCAGTTAGGTGTGTGCTTAGAGTGAAAATAGtagtataatattgtatttagGCTAGGAACATGGAACATCCTCAAAGGGAGATCACTTAATTAAGGGTGTGCTTaaccaaataaaattaattaaataatgtaacaaaaaaacttattttaaaattgataaaagATCGATTCACGGTGTGCTTCGGTCGGAAATCGAACGGAACTGGCTTCTCCCGTTCGTCGCCGTTTGTGGATTCGAGAGACAGAGAGATAGATCGCAAACCCTAGGAAATGGGGAAAAGAAAAACCCGTGTTCCCTTTCATTTTTTCGACCAATACACACTTGCCACGTCGACCAGCACTTCCCTTAAGCACAGCTCTTCGACAAGCCCTCCCAAACTGCTCTTAGCCCACTTTTGGATTAAATCCAAATATATTAAGCCCAAACACACCTCATGTGCTCCCCCTTCGAAGATGGCCTAATACAATATCTGTTCTACCCTCTCCATCAATTAATTATCATCTCTCGTTACACACATTcccttttaaaaaagaaaatataataaggGTAAATAAAGTCTTTTTTACTATATCTTGCATTGTTTTCCGAGGACGTCAACTATAATGTTACAAAACAAATATTCTAAAACGTCTTtaaaaaaaacggagggagtaaaatttattaaaaagaaatctTGATCACTTGTATTTGATCTTACATGGTCGCACATGTTGGACAACGTGACACGACTGCAACCAtgtgtttttgtatttttcgtacataaaacagaaaaaaagatCTGTTGATCTTTGTGTTTGTTTGAACGAAGAATTTAAGTGCCGTAAAATATGGTTGTGGTCAACAATTTTCTTGGTTTCCTCACTAATGTGTTTATACGAGAGGTAAGTCAAACCAAAtaattaatcaaacaaaaagtCAACTATAGGCTCCTATTGGTAATATATAGTATCAAAATTGAGTTGCAGTATAATGTAACTTGCAATAAAATTTATGTGAACTCAACTTCTAAAACATGAAATTTTGGTTGATGTTAATTTATGTTTTGAATTAACAATTTTACAAAGGGTCTAAGTCAAAATTATAACCCAAACAACAAATtgttaaatcaaattttaataaaaataaataaatttaatgcaTGATTGATAAAATTTTTGAGTTATCAATGATTTATATTCCTAACTCAAAGTAAATTAATTACACCGCATGTCTCCAATCAAAACCATACATTATCTTTACTTTGCATATGACGAGTAGAAAATCATGTTCTCGCACTATTGCGGTTGTTTATTATCGACTGATGGTTAGTAATGGGAGATCTTTTTTAAGGTGGGCATGCTGCTGATGGCAACTTGAACCTTCCAAAACACGGTTAGGTTAGGAGATCATGAACATTGGTGCAATGTCTTTTTCAGGACACTTTAACGCTCTAACCATAACAAGACAACACAACTGGTTGGGATAGCCAGATAACGGAAAAAGGAGAAGAGAATTCTAGAGAATCTAAGCTATCCACATTTCAATACGTTATTGGTAAGTTAATCATGGTGAATGCAAGAACTAGTGTTCCTCCAAGAGTGCTTCCGAGTGAGGAATGCACTTCAAATACAAATTGTAAAGAATGAAACTTAATGTGAAAATGTACAGGAATTTGAAGATGAAAACATGTTTCTAGCATATTATAGCTTAGGATCTTTATACGAAAACACCTGTTTTTTTTAGTGAGTTTATGTTGCGAATTCATCAAGCCAACGTTTTTCAGTTAtatcttaaaaaaatttcatgcaCCGGACCATAATTAGCCGAGATGCCAAGTCAATGCCTACGGCTGCTGATACATTATTGACTTATTGTCATTCGGTAAGATTATGATAACCTGTAAGAGCAAGATTAATGAAGGTTTTTAGAGTAGAGTTCTTAGCAGAATATAAGAAACcgtcttttaacttttaactaaaaaaagctaagaaccaGTTTATATTCTGCTAAAAACTTTACTATAAGACCctccattaatcatgctctaagtaaTCAAGTCCCGTTGTCACATGGTTTCttaagataaaatattttaaatcaaaactctacttaataatatttattctaGTTTTCTTTCTAATAACTCCGACACTCCCTCTTTTCCAATTGATTTGATTTTCCAAATCTTTTCACCAGTGACCTGAAAATTGTCCAAATAAGAACATGACATCGTTAAATCTTGTCATGGAAGAGActctttgtcttttttttggCTCATGATATTCGGTAAATAACCTTTTTTCTCGTTCTCCTTTTCTCCACccctttcctttttcttttgtttgaatTATCAGTGTTAGTTGATTAGAATCAAGTCATCAACTATATGTTAAAAATAgtgaagaaacaaaaacttgTTCATCAGCTTGTGTTTGTCTCCGACACCTCCAAATCAATGCTCAAATGTCTTTTTTCCCGTCAAAGTCGATGGCTTTCAGTTTTACCTCCTATATACAGAATCATATCCTTTGCAATAAATttttaactttcttttttttataatttgtgtaaattataaatatcttttg
This window encodes:
- the LOC103865364 gene encoding uncharacterized protein LOC103865364 isoform X1; the encoded protein is MAASSQVEIASLRSNFGCLLRDCNRRNNNDDAIVKKNLHAQVKSPVISDKNSQNRVGSWKGNKPRKKSKSRLGSPEKPRVGKESNFSDRTKPSLLQIWEARLSPSNGGNSPIYGQGTERSVGASVREETNLSAPSIDGESESENESRDHDPTVEIESETLHSVPDSGESKWGRVAEIIRRLKLTAGDNVGAVEKTSLPEKSIFPVVSSPRLRGRQAFTDLLTRLERERHRELESLLERNAVSKFPQRGRLQSMLRLRSLKRGLVIQDRHRSSAKSPDLNRLEHGPTVLHLRERFRANATSSTERSSLPNRKTEEAMLCKKETESNLSCLHMQEIILPEALSRNSDNNSPSTSVTHRESQIMENMVESGTQGSQETPFLEKQETSHRWEEQEEYEEEQSCYGEMSYYDWFTEISRPRTYWEDLRKSRYLEVMNSRSDKDDICRLLERRTVSDFLQSGLRDTIDKLIMSRVQTRPIQRIHQAGKEEQNCDVSEEEDDLSHTSSQTFASSPAGSWSSQDTGVTSTPDLLLPLHNLQTTEMEIISEMRSQILQLQLEMSELRDSVKTCLDVNASLQKSVHRENPLKRICCVCNETQVDTLLYRCGHMCTCLRCANELQCNGGKCPICCAKILDVVRVFVDSRT
- the LOC103865364 gene encoding uncharacterized protein LOC103865364 isoform X2 produces the protein MAASSQVEIASLRSNFGCLLRDCNRRNNNDDAIVKKNLHAQVKSPVISDKNSQNRVGSWKGNKPRKKSKSRLGSPEKPRVGKESNFSDRTKPSLLQIWEARLSPSNGGNSPIYGQGTERSVGASVREETNLSAPSIDGESESENESRDHDPTVEIESETLHSVPDSGESKWGRVAEIIRRLKLTAGDNVGAVEKTSLPEKSIFPVVSSPRLRGRQAFTDLLTRLERERHRELESLLERNAVSKFPQRGRLQSMLRLRSLKRGLVIQDRHRSSAKSPDLNRLEHGPTVLHLRERFRANATSSTERSSLPNRKTEEAMLCKKETESNLSCLHMQEIILPEALSRNSDNNSPSTSVTHRESQIMENMVESGTQGSQETPFLEKQETSHRWEEQEEYEEEQSCYGEMSYYDWFTEISRPRTYWEDLRKSRYLEVMNSRSDKDDICRLLERTVSDFLQSGLRDTIDKLIMSRVQTRPIQRIHQAGKEEQNCDVSEEEDDLSHTSSQTFASSPAGSWSSQDTGVTSTPDLLLPLHNLQTTEMEIISEMRSQILQLQLEMSELRDSVKTCLDVNASLQKSVHRENPLKRICCVCNETQVDTLLYRCGHMCTCLRCANELQCNGGKCPICCAKILDVVRVFVDSRT